CAAAGTCTTCCTGCACAATATACCCATCCAAGGATGTAATCAcctgctccttctgctgcttgattAAGGCAGTGATATCACTACCCGCCCATAGCACACTCCAATTCCATGCCTCATACAGAGTAGTTTCAAATTCTCTCGGGAAGTGTGAAGCTAGAACAATATCCCACTCCAGGAAATCCCCTTTGAGATAATCGGCAGTCCTCATGGTATTGCCAGCAAATATCTCGAGGTCCCTGACTCGAGCCTTGAGATATTTCACCTGATCCTCCAGGCTCATGTCATCGTCCCAGACGTAGTTCAAGATGCCATACTTGCCGTGTGGATCAACCTCAATCTCTTGCTCAAGGACGGCGGCGACTTGGGCGGATGCATCATCTTTCGCTTGCTGTCTCTTCCCGATTGCGAGGTTTGGCTGGGGAAAATTAGAAGCTATAAAACTGACAACGTATGAATGGTCGATCCTACCTTCTCAACCTCTGTTGCCTCAGCTCTGGGTGGCTCCATCTTTGCTTGCGGTGACGGATTCAGGGCTGTCCAAGACACAATGAAACTGGCACGTTACTTGATAAATCAAAGTGCTACTTCCTAACGTAAGTAGGGGGATCTAGCTGGAATGGGGTGCTTTGGCATACATCGGTGTGAATTGGCTGTTCTCATGTATGAGCTGCCCAGGTGTAACTTGTTTGTGCTGACCAGGGATATGGCGACGTTTTTGTTACAGATTCGATCTGTGGTAGTGGTGTAGAACTCGGGGATGGGTTCCCCTGTAAATTTAATGGAATGCTGAGGGCTTCTGTAGGTTGCCTTCTCGTACTTTTGGCTCTTTCACATCCATTCGAAGTGCCCGGCTATATAAGAAAACAAAGAACGCAGAGACAAAGAATGTACCAGAaaagaggacgaagaggacgagtTTCTCAGCAACCCAGATTTTCATCCTACCCTGTACCCTAAGTCCACTCTTCTGGTTTTCTAGTGTGTCAGCCAATTTGGATGTACTTCTTTCGGCTGTTTGCTTGCTATCTATTCTGTCTCGTcgctttctcttcctttgcATCACTGGGTGCTGCCACTATATATATTGGCTTGTATGTGCTGCAATGGTAAATCACGCTCTCGTTAGGGATCTTGAGCCTACTCCCACTAGAGATACCCTATTGTAATAGATAACACTTATTACATCCACCTTAATATATCAAGGCCAAGTTTCAGTTGTCGCTGCCTCGAGGTGAGTTCCGATGGCTCGCCGGTTTTCCACGCTAGTCCGGATACAGTCGGACATCCGGGGTCCGGTTGGGATTAATAAGCAGCGTTGGCTGTTTGTCGAaaacaccacaacaccaccgaACACCATCTCATCCCACCCTTTCCACTCAATTCAACTCTGCAACAATGGCTGAACACCCGTCCTTCACTCTTTCTGCTCTCCGTAAGCTATCTTGCCCCATGTAATTTCTATGCTCATCGCTGATCATCGGACAGTTTCCGCCGGCGGCGTCGCCGGCTACTTGAAGACGCGCTCCACGCCTTCTCTAGTGGCTGGTCTTGGACTGGGCGTTTCATATGCGTTCTCTGGTAAGTATTCCTAACTTTTGTTAGTGAAAGATTCACTGACAGGATTTAGGCTACCTGCTCAAGCAAAACAAGGACTACGGCGCCGAGCTTGCCCTCGGAAAcagcctgctcctgctcggcTCCGGAGTCGCGCGGAGCATCAAAACAAAGGCAAAGGCGCCGGTTCCACTTGGACTTGCGGCTGCTGGTCTTCTGGCGTCCTTCTACTATCAGAAGAAGGTCCGAGAGTTCCGCTACGGTGTTTAGTTATACGGCCGCTGTTCTGGCTTTATGTGTACGATTACCTTGTATCTAGTGTACCATATCTCCTCTCTAATGCTTGACTCTGTTACTTGTATCTTGGATTCCCAGCCTTTAGTTTCTTCCTCACATGCGACAAGGGCTAAAGCACACTAAGTTGTTCCCAGCGATCAAGCGCCTTTCGGTACCTGTCCCTCGTCATCTCCAACCTTTGGCGTGTGGATGCATCCGCGCTATCCTCACCTGCAATGCGGTTAAGCTCGTCATTATCCAACTGCGTGAACGTTTCAGCGCAGATGGCTCGCAGCGGACATTTCGGGCCCAGCACATGCCGCTCGATGACCTGCATCGCCACGTTATCGATAAACCGGAACACTGCGATCTCGTAATAGCTCTCGAGCTTGGCTCTGGTTTGGAGAATATTGTTCAGCAAGTTGGGAAGGTAGCTGACATCCGGAGATTTTCCATCTCCTTCGGCCCTTGTCCCACGGCCCCCGTTGAATATACGATTCCGCTGCCGATCCGCATATCCTAGGCTTGTTTCCAGAAAGGGGTGCCCGGTGAACAATGGCCTGACCTGATTGTCCTGAATCAGCTCGTGGAGTGCATGATCGGAATCCTTGTTCCAATCATCCAGCTGGCCTCCGATGAACCGACTGACTTCAAATCGCACTCGACTGTTCGGAATGGCCAATTTCAGGAGGATATCATAACATTCCTTGGCTCGCTGTTTTGCGTCCTCGACCAGGGCCCTTGCGATGCGTTCCCAATGCGCAGACATTTTCCGGAAtactttctcctccacgTCTGGGTGGACGCTACCAGGTAGACTTCTCCCCCGActgaccatggcctcttCGTAAATGGCACCGTATATTCCCGGCTCGCGTTTGATCCGGTCCTCCCATGCGACCGGGCCGGGACTGGAAGAACGAAGGTCGTTCAACTCGGTCTCATACCCGCCAAAACTCACTTGAATCTCCTGCGTAGGGTAAACCGCGGCCGAGAATTCCTCCAACTGCTTTTGCACCATATAACGCACGCGCACTTTGGGATCTTCCGAAGGGATATCCTGATACTGGCCACGCAGCGACCCCTCAGCCATGCGCTGCATTTCGTTGCAGAACTGGAGAACGAAGTACCGCTGTGCACGAGGGCTGGTTCTCGCCTCGCCTATTCTCTTCAGATCTGCCTCACAGTCGCGCAGCTTTTGGCGGATCTCGATTATTATCTCGGGCATCCCCTTCTGCAGCAGCGTGCGGCGCTCCCTGTCGACGTACTTCATGAGGGCCTTTATTCCGAAACGCTCCTTTGGCACGTCTTGCCACGCAGGCTGGGCGAACTCACGCTCCTCTGCCTGGTCGCGTTCTGCGTCAGTAAGATGAGGCTCTATGGGCCTTCTGTTcctcaaaccaaaccagccaTGGTTGAGGTGAGGCACTGTCGGAAGGTCATTCTGGAGTAAAGATACCATCTGCTCTTATCAGCACCGGAGGTAGCATACCAACTTCAACGGACGAGCCCTTACCCACTGACcagctccctcttctctcttaTCGCACTTGTTCAAGACTCCTATCGCCCGGTTCTGGATCCCTGGGATGCTTTCAATAATCTCCAAGCTTTTAGAGCGCTCCACATCGGAGTCGTCAAGAATAACTCTGGATATAGGTTAAATGTGAATACCAAAGGCAGGGCTATGATAGCGGTACTCACAGAACAATATTCCGCTCATTGCTTAGGTGTCTTCGAACTATACTTTCTGCAATGGCTGATTTCGTGGCTGGAGCGACTTCATCGGTGCCTGCAATCTGTTCCCTGCGCGATCCTCCACGTTTAACAAGGCCTGGGAGATCCACAATGGACCAATGCATCTCATCCGGCCCCGATCGCTCAATGCGAAGCGTCGCGTCGCACAGTGGTGGTGCGGCGGCTTTTCCATTGAGCTGCTCCTCTCCAAACATGCACTCGGTCCCCTAGCTACATTAGAGGTACAAGAGAACCAGCAGAATTTCAATCACCCAGAACACATACCTTGTCTATCATCTCCTTCATAGTCTCCTTAGTCAacgcctccttctcgataCAGAAGTCCTTAATACGCCCCAGCACGGCACTATCACCTTCAGCCAGCGGGCCGGGCGTGATTGTTGCCTTGACACGAGACGTTTTCGACCCGGTGGTTTGTCTGAAAGAGACCTGTATCGGAAAGCGAGTGCAAGTGCTTTCGTCCACCGGAAAGGAGATCTCGGTGATGGCCTGCAGGACAGAGCTCTTTCCGGCGCTTTGATCGCCGACCACGACAAGCTATGCATTGTTAGCTGCCGTATTTACACTGCATAAGCCAGCATCGCAAGTATACCTCTGGTAGTTCAACGGTGCTGCTTAGCCCGAGCGCATGGAGCTCATCGACGAAGGCGAGCTGCTCGGAGCTTTCGACGCCAACAAAGTGTCGGATTCTCTGCCCCATGTCGAACCAGAGTAGTGATGATATTTAGTGTGCGGTGTGTTTCTATTTGTAGGTaaatgaagaggaggactgAGAACTCCTCAAACGTTCCTTCATCGTCTTTATATTAGCACCTCCGACCCAGCCAGCAGGCGTGCCATGACAACCCCTCCCACGCCTGGCGCTAAATAATGCATTGTGAACCGCGGATCACACGAGATTGTGAATCGCTGATCTCGATACCGCAGTCACCTTGCATAAGTACTTATGTAGTCCGGGCCAAAATTATGGCCCCCATTACTCTCTGCTGGCAAATCAGGATCCGGCATCCTGAACTGCGTAAGTAGTGTGATACACAACGGGGGAACTATTTTTAGCGGTAATATTCAGGAGGCATTGAAGGCCAATGCCGCCGTGATGATCATGAATCAGGGACCTGGTCGTTTTTTAGTGCTATGTTATTTTTATGTGTTCCCGGACGAGGACCCGGGAGGTTCCGAAGCTGATAGAATTGCCAGGAATACAGTAGCCAACGAACAAAACAGCAAAATAAGCAAAAGAAAATCAAGGAGGCCGATTGGAAGTTATTGTCTTCCTGTTGAAATGCATATTCAGTTTCATGCTGGTTACTGAGAGCATATATACTATATGACTGGAGTGGCACCACTGTGAACTCTTTTGACGGCCACCTCTACCTCAGAATGGTCGATATGTTGCCCCCCAGGCATCGCTTTGCACTGTGGTCTCAATTCACCGTGTATACCAGTTCAGTATTTGCAATTTGCTACGCGTCTACAGTATAAACCCTTATCACGTGGCCTGTCTGCTCAGCCCCCAATCCCTCGCCTTCCATTCTCCAACACTTTTTATTTGCATTCAGCCATTGACAAGAATAATGAAACTACAAGTCCTCGACAAGAACGCCCCCTCCTTCGCCAGAGAAGTCGTTGGAATCCTGAACTCAGCCCTCCCACAAGCCAGCACATCCTCATCTGCCGACGCAGCCAAAGCGCTAAACGAGCTGTCTCGGCCGGTGCTGGACCCTAGTGGTGCAGAAaacgaaggagaagcagctggattCCTCTGGTGGTTCTGGCAACTAATCCACGATCTTTCTCGGCAGATTCCCCACTATCGTCCTGAGCAGGATCGCCTGGTAGCTGTTATAAAGGAACTCCGAGATCTTCCATCCAAGACCGTCGTTCTCGACGGATGGGGCCTCGCGCAGGTATGGGGAGGCTTACCACTGTTCGGAAGTACATTAAGAGAGGAATGGGATAGTGAGTATTCTCGCCTCCAACCACTCAGCCCATATGGGGTTCCTGCATTCAACTGCTGATTTACTCTGTACAGGCGATGGCGCAGCCCCGATGGATTCGAATCTGAAGAATCGCTTCCTGAATCTGCAATCCTACGCTGCCCGAGTCgccggtctcggtctcgtccCGCTAGAGGCATATGCTATCTGGGCATTAACAGATGCCCTAGAAGGCGTGATGACGCCTATCCGAGGCGCGCCGGACGAAGTTAACCCCGACCCGGCCGCAGTCGAAGATCTGCCATTTAaagttgctgctgcagctgagTGGATCATCCATGCTGGGAATGTCCTTTATGGACGTGATGAGGAGGTTTATGCCACTGCTGGGGGGCCATTGTGGAGGCTGGATAAGGCGGAGGCAAGGCGATTAAGACGCAGGTATAGGGGTACTCAGGGATTGTGTCCCGCGCGGTGGACGCTGTGGAAACAGCGATTTGGCGCTATTAGGGATAGTGAGGAAGTCGATGATAGTACGCGAAGGGTGGCAGGGCGGGCATACGGTGCTATGGAAAGGGTCGAGCGGACGCATTCGGAGTAGACGGACCCCACGGGATACTGTTCATGGTATGGGTAATAGAGGAATACCGACAATTATCACTGCGCTTTCCAATTCTTCTTTGTGAAATTGTACTACCAAGTTACAAGTATATTGCGCTCACAGAAGAGCTTATGCATGACCAACGTTACAATAACTGACATCATGCCCCAACACCAGATACCGAGTTGTTGGTCCAGACTCCCAATGCAATATCAGCTTCGATCCGAGAGCGCTGAGCCTGCTCTTCAGCTCCGATGTTATCGTTGAAAACATaatccatctcctccagcgttCGCCCATTAGTCTCAGGCACAAAGAACCACGACCAAATAAGCGACAAAGTACAGAACACACAGAAGAAAACATACGTGCCGTAGCCAGTGTTCTGAACGAGCGGGGGAGTAATGAGCCCGATAATGAAGTTGTTGAGCCAGTTCGACATGGTGGAATAGGCCACGCCCTTTGCTCgcagggaggagggaaatatTTCAGCCGGCATCGCCCATGGGATAGGGCCCCAGGTTGCGCCGTAGGTCAGcatgaagaagcagaggaatgCAACGCAGGTCCAGGCTTCCGGTGTGTGGCTCGGCCAGCTATCTTTGAACTGGCTCATGAGAACAGCGACGATAAGATGAGAGATGACCATGCATGTTGCTCCTCCGAATAGTAAAGGTCGACGGCCGAATCGGTCCATGCCCCATAGGGACCAGAAGCAGGCCACCATTTGGCAAATATTGACGACGCCGGACATGTTTAGCTGCATTTCATAGTCCAGGCCCATGCCTTCGAAGAGGCTAGGGGAGTAGTAGATGAGTGCATTGACGCCCCCGAATTCTGTCAGGCTATCAGTTACATTCCTTTGGATATTCAGCAGAATGACACATACGTTGAAAGAACATCAGTCCGATGCCAACATGAGTCCGCTTCAGACACCCCTTGCGAAAGCAGTCCAGGTAGCTCCAGACATGCAACATAATCCGGCTGAAGATGCTTCCGTTCTGGAGCCGTGGATGTCGCTCTGCACTGGCCCGTTTGCAATAGGCAACTTCTGATCGGATCTCGATCCATTCTCGCAGGACTCGGGAATCAGTCTCGTCGACTCCACGCAGCTTGCAGAGGGCCTTGAGCGCGGCTTCATCGCGCCCTcttccagccagccagcgaggGGAATATGGAAGAAACGGAACGCCGAGCCCTAGGATAACAGCGGGAACCATCTGTTTCACAAACATGAGCAAGGTGTACAATATAAGATGAGTGGGAAACATACCTGAATCAAGAATGGAAGACGCCATGACCATTCGCCAGCGATGAAGCGCGTTCCATAAGTTGTATAAAAAGCAGCCACAATTGCAACCACAATCGACAACTCTTGCATCACCAACAGTGTTCCACGGATCTCAGGCGGTGCAATCTCTGAAATATAAAGAGGAgccaccatggccagcattccaaccccaacaccaccaacaaaccGGGCTCCCAGTAACATCTCAAAGCTCATCGCTCCTGTCTGCAGGGCCGATCCaaacaagaagatcaaaACCGCCGCCATGATGGACCACTTCCTCGATATCTTATCCGCAATCCACCCCTGGTTCATTGCCCCAATGAAGGCCCCAAGCTCGATCATGGCCGTC
The nucleotide sequence above comes from Aspergillus puulaauensis MK2 DNA, chromosome 3, nearly complete sequence. Encoded proteins:
- a CDS encoding TMEM14 family protein (COG:S;~EggNog:ENOG410PQPM;~InterPro:IPR005349;~PFAM:PF03647;~TransMembrane:3 (n7-15c20/21o30-47i54-74o80-97i);~go_component: GO:0016020 - membrane [Evidence IEA]), producing the protein MAEHPSFTLSALLSAGGVAGYLKTRSTPSLVAGLGLGVSYAFSGYLLKQNKDYGAELALGNSLLLLGSGVARSIKTKAKAPVPLGLAAAGLLASFYYQKKVREFRYGV
- a CDS encoding putative dynamin family GTPase (COG:U;~EggNog:ENOG410PUAR;~InterPro:IPR022812,IPR027417,IPR001401,IPR000375, IPR020850;~PFAM:PF00350,PF01031,PF01926;~go_function: GO:0003924 - GTPase activity [Evidence IEA];~go_function: GO:0005525 - GTP binding [Evidence IEA]), giving the protein MGQRIRHFVGVESSEQLAFVDELHALGLSSTVELPELVVVGDQSAGKSSVLQAITEISFPVDESTCTRFPIQVSFRQTTGSKTSRVKATITPGPLAEGDSAVLGRIKDFCIEKEALTKETMKEMIDKGTECMFGEEQLNGKAAAPPLCDATLRIERSGPDEMHWSIVDLPGLVKRGGSRREQIAGTDEVAPATKSAIAESIVRRHLSNERNIVLVILDDSDVERSKSLEIIESIPGIQNRAIGVLNKCDKREEGAGQWMVSLLQNDLPTVPHLNHGWFGLRNRRPIEPHLTDAERDQAEEREFAQPAWQDVPKERFGIKALMKYVDRERRTLLQKGMPEIIIEIRQKLRDCEADLKRIGEARTSPRAQRYFVLQFCNEMQRMAEGSLRGQYQDIPSEDPKVRVRYMVQKQLEEFSAAVYPTQEIQVSFGGYETELNDLRSSSPGPVAWEDRIKREPGIYGAIYEEAMVSRGRSLPGSVHPDVEEKVFRKMSAHWERIARALVEDAKQRAKECYDILLKLAIPNSRVRFEVSRFIGGQLDDWNKDSDHALHELIQDNQVRPLFTGHPFLETSLGYADRQRNRIFNGGRGTRAEGDGKSPDVSYLPNLLNNILQTRAKLESYYEIAVFRFIDNVAMQVIERHVLGPKCPLRAICAETFTQLDNDELNRIAGEDSADASTRQRLEMTRDRYRKALDRWEQLSVL
- a CDS encoding DUF3632 domain-containing protein (COG:S;~EggNog:ENOG410PQ66;~InterPro:IPR022085;~PFAM:PF12311), coding for MKLQVLDKNAPSFAREVVGILNSALPQASTSSSADAAKALNELSRPVLDPSGAENEGEAAGFLWWFWQLIHDLSRQIPHYRPEQDRLVAVIKELRDLPSKTVVLDGWGLAQVWGGLPLFGSTLREEWDSDGAAPMDSNLKNRFLNLQSYAARVAGLGLVPLEAYAIWALTDALEGVMTPIRGAPDEVNPDPAAVEDLPFKVAAAAEWIIHAGNVLYGRDEEVYATAGGPLWRLDKAEARRLRRRYRGTQGLCPARWTLWKQRFGAIRDSEEVDDSTRRVAGRAYGAMERVERTHSE
- a CDS encoding sugar porter family MFS transporter (COG:G;~EggNog:ENOG410PMT3;~InterPro:IPR005829,IPR005828,IPR003663,IPR036259, IPR020846;~PFAM:PF00083,PF07690;~TransMembrane:10 (i126-146o152-173i185-205o220-239i325-344o364-381i388-409o421-440i461-482o488-509i);~go_component: GO:0016020 - membrane [Evidence IEA];~go_component: GO:0016021 - integral component of membrane [Evidence IEA];~go_function: GO:0022857 - transmembrane transporter activity [Evidence IEA];~go_process: GO:0055085 - transmembrane transport [Evidence IEA]) → MEKPLSDAEHVECNKHGEISPASGNVLMENAREPYGPSGFKGAFKNKYVTTCAAFATLGGAMFGYDQGVVSVTLTMDQFLEMFPEVAPGAAGAGFQKGLLTAMIELGAFIGAMNQGWIADKISRKWSIMAAVLIFLFGSALQTGAMSFEMLLGARFVGGVGVGMLAMVAPLYISEIAPPEIRGTLLVMQELSIVVAIVAAFYTTYGTRFIAGEWSWRLPFLIQMVPAVILGLGVPFLPYSPRWLAGRGRDEAALKALCKLRGVDETDSRVLREWIEIRSEVAYCKRASAERHPRLQNGSIFSRIMLHVWSYLDCFRKGCLKRTHVGIGLMFFQQFGGVNALIYYSPSLFEGMGLDYEMQLNMSGVVNICQMVACFWSLWGMDRFGRRPLLFGGATCMVISHLIVAVLMSQFKDSWPSHTPEAWTCVAFLCFFMLTYGATWGPIPWAMPAEIFPSSLRAKGVAYSTMSNWLNNFIIGLITPPLVQNTGYGTYVFFCVFCTLSLIWSWFFVPETNGRTLEEMDYVFNDNIGAEEQAQRSRIEADIALGVWTNNSVSGVGA